Genomic window (Candidatus Neomarinimicrobiota bacterium):
TCCAAGCATCATCGGAATTTGAATACCAATCTCTTGTTGTTGGGTCAAAATGTTTTAAGGTAAAAGGCCGCCCTCCCATATATCGGTATTTAATACTGATTTCATATTCATCGCTTGGCATAAACGGGAGCCAAGAAAACGCTTTCGCAACCCACGAATTTTTATAGGATTTATACCAACTAAAATTTGTGTACTGAATTTTATATCCACCCACAATGTTCATAACATCTTTATAATCGTAATCCCAAGGATAAAGAGTGTTTGATCTTGGATCCACACCCTCGGCAATTGAATGAGACCAAGAAATTGAGCCATACCAATTGTCTGAATACTTTTTTTGTATAAAAAATTCGATTCCATCTGATTGCCCTTCTCCAACATTGACTAAGTTTTCAAAGTTCAAACTGTCTTTGCCGGCGGAATTTTCCAATATTTCGAATGTCACCATATCATCATATTTTTTAACATAATATTCCAAAGTAATTCGTGTATCCGAAGCTGGGAAAAACTCGAACCCACCCACCAATTGGTCAGCAAAATAATTTTTAAGGCTTTTTGGTGATCCGCTATTGGAATTCAACTGGATATTAAATGGTGATTGAAAATATCGCCCCGCAGATAAATTAAGTTTTAATAGTGGGGTTAAATGATATTTCATTCCAAACCTTGGAGATAAACTTGATTCATCTGTGAATGAAATATAATCCAGTCGGGCACCAAGCGATATCTCCATATTCGGAAAGGGAAGCGAATTGATTTGAAGAAATCCACCATATTTTTGATAATTCAAAACAGCTTTTGTTTTGAAAGTGTCTAATTCTCCAAAAGACCCTATTTCGGTGATAATTGTATTGGGGTTATCAAAATATGTGGTATAAAAAACCTCTTCGCTAATAGATTGTGGGGATTCAGCGGAATCTAGTGAATAACCATAAAGATTTTTCGGTCGATCTGCAAACCAATTTTCATAATCAAGATTTATAGATTTTGCGGATAATCCACCACTCAATTCAATTCCTTTTTTGAGCTTATACACAATTTTGCTCCGAAAAGAAAGATCCCCTTCCAAATCTTTATTTTCGAAATAAATGTCTCGTTCTAAATCAGAATTAATCTCATAAACATCTGCATTAAGGCTAATCCAAGATTTCCCAATCGAAGATATAAAGTAACCACTTTTAGAGAATAAATTTTTATAGGTCATTCCAAAGGTAGATTGCCAAGAAGAATAATCAACATTTTCTGCACCACGCAATTGGGGATTGTTTTCACCTTCTATTGTGATGTTGTCAATACCTCCAATAAAATTAACATAGACTTTTTGTGTTGGCGATATATGATACACAATTTTCCCTTGGCTTGAC
Coding sequences:
- a CDS encoding TonB-dependent receptor, whose translation is MNKLQLVPLYLGLVFGQTGTLTGLIRDVFTHQPLIGVNVIVSETEIGAATDEGGNFRIENLPVGSYVIHVSMIGYEQVKRANIHIVPKRNTITNFDLHPQVLQGKSVEVTVTYFEKTKDAVTSSRTVDIEEIRSDPIGAYDIMAMMQSLPSVVSGSDQTNEIIVRGGSPGENLFIMDFLEIPYPNHYPEQGKGGGPVTMVDTEFIERIDFFAGAFPARYGEKLSSVMDVTLRDGNRENHLQQMDLNMAGFGLTAEGPIAENSSYIYSLKRSFLDLVISSSGLQAIPKYWSSQGKIVYHISPTQKVYVNFIGGIDNITIEGENNPQLRGAENVDYSSWQSTFGMTYKNLFSKSGYFISSIGKSWISLNADVYEINSDLERDIYFENKDLEGDLSFRSKIVYKLKKGIELSGGLSAKSINLDYENWFADRPKNLYGYSLDSAESPQSISEEVFYTTYFDNPNTIITEIGSFGELDTFKTKAVLNYQKYGGFLQINSLPFPNMEISLGARLDYISFTDESSLSPRFGMKYHLTPLLKLNLSAGRYFQSPFNIQLNSNSGSPKSLKNYFADQLVGGFEFFPASDTRITLEYYVKKYDDMVTFEILENSAGKDSLNFENLVNVGEGQSDGIEFFIQKKYSDNWYGSISWSHSIAEGVDPRSNTLYPWDYDYKDVMNIVGGYKIQYTNFSWYKSYKNSWVAKAFSWLPFMPSDEYEISIKYRYMGGRPFTLKHFDPTTRDWYSNSDDAWNTERYGNYNRLDIMIQQRFNFKKVNLVAFWDIINILNRPNPNEYVYIEDGSKVMSWQ